The sequence AGTATGCCATCTTCAGAGAGCCCTGAGCGTGGACCCTCATATCCGCATGATCCGCTACAGGTCATCCCAAATTCACCTCGAATTGTCGCCTGCAACACCCGAGATCCCACTACTCCTCCGGATGAGCTACCTCCGCTTGAGGAAGGCGCCACAGGGCCTGGTCCATCCTCGCCCAGTACAACTAGCTCAGACGGCAGCCTGGAGGGATTCCCTAGCCTCCCAGTTCTTCAGAACGACAACCACATTCCCATAGACCCGGCTATCCTTGCCAATGGCAGGCCCTGGGAGGCCAGTGAGCTTCTCCCATCTTTCTGGCAAGGCAACAGCCCTGCAATCCCAGAGGCACACTGTCCATATCCTGAACCTCCCCTGTCTAGGTTCTGCCGTGCGCCCGACTATCACCAAGGCTGTATGGAGGAGTTTGATGGCTGGAATGAGAATGCTCCAAAGGATAAACACCCTCACATCCAGGCTTGTCCACAACTGCACCCCTCCCACCTCAGCACTGAGACCGATGCACCCTGCTCCAGCGGTGTGGGTGAAGGCTCCAGCAGCAAACAGTCGAGGAGTTTCAAGCGAGGAGCAGAGGGATTGGAAGAACAGACCACAAAGCAGCCTACATTACCTACCCATTCCTTCATCACCGTTCGTTCCCATTTCCTATCTCTACAGCTCGATGAACGCCTGCAGTTCCTTTCTTGGCTGTTTGAAGGTGCTTTGGCAAGCTGCACAACTGAATTCAATGAGGGTGCGAAGTCAGCTGCTTGCTTGGATGACCATGGGGAGATTGGGCCAACTCGGCATGGGCACAGCAAGAGGAGGAAAGGCCATGGAGGCAAGCTGTCGCAATGGTCCCCCGAGGATGATGCACGACTTCTGAGCATGATAGAGGACCGCCGGCCCTGGCCGGAGATAGCAAGGTGTTTTCTGGAGAGGACGGAATCTGCCCTGCGCCAGCGGCTATTTACACTTCGAAAACGAAGAAACAGGAGCGGGTTAGATCCCGCTGAATCTGCCACCAACACGCCAGCATTACCGGTTGTGATATGATATATGTCAACGCGGCAGACGCTCGGCTTGAGGGGCTTCCCGATGTCTCTGTGGCTTCCTCGCCGCGGCCAGATACTGAGGCTGTTGCTGCCAGTGCTGCTGACAGTCCCGCCCATACTTCCCAGAAGCAACCACCAACCAGCCCATGACCGCCAAGGTACCCCAGGGTTGAAGTGGTGATTCCCACCCATTGCCACGCTCGCGATCCGCCAACTCCTGATGTCCCAGACGACCAGGGCTCCATCCAGCGGGGGTCAACCTCGGTATATGATCGGGAACGCCATGGTAGTGCGGATGCAGATCATGAGTTGTCAGCGCCTGCAAAGCAGCAAAGAGTGTCACTGCAGCCATCCACACGCCATGATTACCACCAGTCTACAGTGTCCGCAGCGAGCCCACCAACAGAAAGCCACCGATGCTGCCGAACATGCCCGTGCACATGACAACAACATTGGACAAACCGGGCCCGATGATCTGAGGCGGACAACGAATGAGGCGCCGGAACAGGCCCTGGGAGGTGATCCAGCAGAGGTTCCGAAGTAGAAATAGATCAATCAATATGGTTTTCTGCCAAGCCTTTCTGTGTTTACACAATGTAACCTCGCAATATTCAACTAGGGCCATGAAATAGTtgaatagacaagattctgCTTCTCAATCCTTCCATCTGTGATTCTGGGACTTGTTCGCGAACCAAGCTGGGTGAATGAGCGCTGGATGTTGCGAAACGGTGACAAATGCCCTAGGCTTACATTTTTTTGTTAGCATTTATCAACATGCCGCTGTGCACGCTGATTCTAGTGATCGCTGACAGACATAGGTTAGCAAACTCGGTTATACTACTGCTGCTCAGTGACCCGTGAAATCTTCAAAATACAACAAGTCACCATTCTAGAGCGGACCGTATTCCTAAGTAAGTACGCAGCTGCCCATCGACTTCAGCTCACGGACAGAGGGTCCTCATCAGTTGTGATTTGTCCCTGGCTTCCACTTCCAAGACCCGCCAGCAACCATGGATCGTAGATCAGCTCCTCAGTCGTCGGACGCTGCTCAGGGAGCCAGCGGAGGATCCTCTGCAGAAAGTGTAGGAAGCCTGGCACATCTTCACCCTCAATATCTGCAGCtagtctttcaagagatatCTCTGGGAGAGGAACCACATTTTTCCAGTTCCCTGTTCCGAATATGATTCGTCATTATGTATAGAGTGAAAACGAGATTGTTGTTGTAGAACTTGACGAACCATTTTCATCCCAAAAGGCCTGACATAATTTGCTCTGGCTCCAGAACTCAACAGGTGGCGGACCCAGGATAGCAGCAAACTGCGCAATGAGATACCTATCATCAGGTTCTCCTGTCTCTGGGTGTCGACGGTCGAACATGGGCTGCGGAGCAATGAGATCCCAGGCCTTCAGACAGAATATTTAGCTAGCAAGAAGAGATCACTGGCAATGTGACTTACCACCATTGCAATGCTCCAAATATCAACCTTTACATTCCACTTCATGTGCATAACGACCTCAGGGGCCCTGTAGATATCAGGCATGATATCATCAGTATGTCCCTCTTCGTTTATTACCCTGGCTTCTCCAAAATCACAGATCAAGGGCAGTCCTCCTTTTGGAAGAGGCAGCCCACGCATGCTGTAAATGGTGCGATCCTTGAGAACTTTTCGCGGAGAAGGATTCTTGtattcatcttcctccatcTCTTTGAACGTCGAAACATCATCAACGGGAAGGAGCAGATTCTTAGGTTGGAGATCTGAGAAGATCCGGATTAGCACTTGAGCAGCAAATGTGATGGGCTGCCACGGCTCACCAGTGTGTATGATTCCGGCCTCAGTATGTAGAAAGTCCAGTGTGATGAGGAGCTGGCGGAGACATCGCTTCATTGAGTCCATTGGAATAGATCGTCGAGGAAAGAATCGCAAAAGCTGATCCATGCTCATTCCAAGTGCCTGGTGAACAACACAAAGGTGCTTCCCGTGAGGTCCTTGTATATCGAAGGACGTCAGCAGTTTACGAACAAACCGGCAGCCCGGATGTCTTTCCACATTGGACGCAGCATTGATCCGATCATAGATGACTGTCTCGTCGCGTTTGATATATCTGTTGACATATATCTTCAGTGCAACATACGTGAAGCTATCGTCTGTGTTCCTAAGATGTGCATGTTAGATGTTTGTTTTCTGTCTGTCTGTCGGTAGGCAACTGCAAGTTATTTCTTACCGGAGGTCGCGAGCAAGCCATACTGTGGAAGTTGTTCCATAGCCAAGCTTGCAGACAACCTGATATCTGTCATTGAGCA is a genomic window of Coccidioides posadasii str. Silveira chromosome 3, complete sequence containing:
- a CDS encoding uncharacterized protein (EggNog:ENOG410JF2U) — protein: MPPPAPFNPTLYANFKPWAPPHPKSLNSHALVASCSLPSKSCHDSPRNTPRNTLPPPKHHLPARPPAEVCMSFSTNTKPYTPSASQSQARGSIPPPSMPSSESPERGPSYPHDPLQVIPNSPRIVACNTRDPTTPPDELPPLEEGATGPGPSSPSTTSSDGSLEGFPSLPVLQNDNHIPIDPAILANGRPWEASELLPSFWQGNSPAIPEAHCPYPEPPLSRFCRAPDYHQGCMEEFDGWNENAPKDKHPHIQACPQLHPSHLSTETDAPCSSGVGEGSSSKQSRSFKRGAEGLEEQTTKQPTLPTHSFITVRSHFLSLQLDERLQFLSWLFEGALASCTTEFNEGAKSAACLDDHGEIGPTRHGHSKRRKGHGGKLSQWSPEDDARLLSMIEDRRPWPEIARCFLERTESALRQRLFTLRKRRNRSGLDPAESATNTPALPVVI
- a CDS encoding uncharacterized protein (EggNog:ENOG410Q5I7~COG:T), with the protein product MRLVRAGCSLGTLVPRAPRAASLGLPVLPRQRYQPPTPTPTPPRRSRNTTVVHRRAMATLGAAPLNPRHFPASGFTELDPAVPIEEELLPDYIAEMYYPVRIGEVLNDRYQVVCKLGYGTTSTVWLARDLRNTDDSFTYVALKIYVNRYIKRDETVIYDRINAASNVERHPGCRFVRKLLTSFDIQGPHGKHLCVVHQALGMSMDQLLRFFPRRSIPMDSMKRCLRQLLITLDFLHTEAGIIHTDLQPKNLLLPVDDVSTFKEMEEDEYKNPSPRKVLKDRTIYSMRGLPLPKGGLPLICDFGEARVINEEGHTDDIMPDIYRAPEVVMHMKWNVKVDIWSIAMVAWDLIAPQPMFDRRHPETGEPDDRYLIAQFAAILGPPPVEFWSQSKLCQAFWDENGNWKNVVPLPEISLERLAADIEGEDVPGFLHFLQRILRWLPEQRPTTEELIYDPWLLAGLGSGSQGQITTDEDPLSVS